Part of the Bradyrhizobium sp. AZCC 1721 genome, CGTGCAGGTCGCGCAACGCACGCGGCGCGCGGTCAGCGAACTGGCAGAGACCGTCCGCCACAAGCAGATCCCGGTTTACTTCGACCAGATGGTCGACGACGTTTTTCTGAATGGTTTGGCGAAGGCCCAGCCTGAGGCGACGAAGCCCGCCGAGCCGCTGCAAAAGCTTGCAGCTTTGCCTCCGGTACAGCGCCTACAGCCGCAGAACGATTCCGTCAACGCGCCGATCGCGATGTTCTCGCGCCACAATGGCGGCTGGACCGTGGTGTTCTCGATCGCCGATCCGACGCTCGGTATTTCCTGGCGGATCGGCGACAGCGGCGATTTCCGCGAGACCGGCTTCATGGATACGCTCGATCCGCGGACCCGCAAGCGGATGCCCAACCCGTCGGTCGAACTGCCGGCCGATGCTTCGGCGGCCATCATCCAGGTGCGCTATGTCGACACCAATGGCGAGTTGCAGGGGCCGTTCCCGATCCGGTTCGATCCCGAGGCTGCGCTGATCCGCGACCAGCGCAAGATTCTCGATATGACCGCGACGAGCTGGCTGTCGTTCCGCGAGTACAACGGGCTTCTGGTCTACTATACGCACTTGATGTCGTACCGCTGCGCGATCCGCGAAGTGCGCGTCGGCATCGACAGCGCGGTGCCCGACAAGGTGCTGAAAATGCCGCCTTGCAACACTCGCGATCCCAGCGTCATTCCACACGATGCGCAGCCCTATTTGAAGCTTGCGCCGGCGACCAGATCGGTTTCGGTGGAATTGACCTATCGCGACGGCAGCGTCTCCGAGATCAAGAGTTTTAGGCGGTAGCGGACGCGGCCTCGATTGCATCACGGGCACCTCGGAGCAGCTCTCCTCCGTCGTCCCTGCGTTCGCACTAGGGCATCTACACGCTTGCCGGGCCATATACGAGGAGTTGGAAGCGAGCCATTCCCATGTGGAAGGTGATTGGTCCAGGTGGGCGATGAGAGGCGTAACCGGTCCATCCGCCGAGCTTTGCGATGATCCATGCCGCCCAGGCGACAGTGTTGGGGCGATGGTGGTTCTTCTGGAGCTCGGTGCGGCCTTTCAGGGTTTTGTTAATGGCCTTGAGCGCTTCGATCTCGTCCGGCGTGAACACAAATTCGACCTGCAATTGTTCGCCGCCATTGCGGGCTTGAACGAGCTGGATGACGATACATGCTACTCTGGTGGCGATCGCCACGAGTTTGATCAGGCCTTCAGCGCTGTCGAGCTGACTATCCTCGATGCGCAGACCCTGGCTCTTCAGCGAGCGAAAGAGCTGTTCGATGATCCAGCGCTGCTTGTACCAGGAGACGATCCGCCAGGCATCGGCGGCGGTGACGACCGGATGAGTGGTCAGGAGCAACCAATGAATGGGCTTGGCGCTCTTCGGGGGGTGCAACTCGACGACCTCCACGAAGCTGACTTTGACGCCCTGTGGCAGGTCTTTCACGCCGGGGCGCTGCGGTCGTTTGAGCACAACGGTTCCCAGGCGCATGGAGAGGTGGGCCTGGCGACCGTGGCGATCCATTCGCTTTGGTAGATCGATCACCGCCTTGTCGCAGAAGCGGGCCCGCGCGACCGCCTGATAAAGCGTGCCGCCATCGACCAGCGCATGGTCGTGCATGGCGCGCGACAGGAGGTGGACATTGTCAGCGGGTGTCAGCGACCAGTGAGCAAAGAAATCCCCCTCGCGGTCGTTGACGACGGTGATCATACGAGCAGCGACCAGAACCTCGCAGCCTTGCTTAGCCGTCGTCACCCAGCGCGCCGATTCCTTGTCGGCCAAGGCGCGCTTCTCGTGAGCGATCCTGGCCTTGCGCTTGCGCGTCCACACCTCACCGCCGGTGAGCCCGAGACAGACCCCGCTATCGGCATCGACCGCCATCATGGCATGCAGCAGCACGCCGCGAGCATTGCCTTTGCCGACCTTGCCCAAGTCGCGCCGATGTCCCGGACGAGTGTGGAAGTTGATCTCGCTGGTGTCCTGGATCGACAGCACATGACGCCCGCTGACCGCCATCGACGTCTGCAGGCTCCAGCCTTCAATCAGCTTGTCGATCGTGACTTGCGGATTGTTCACAAACCGCCAGAACGCCATGTTCGCGGCCCAGTTGCCCTGCGCCATCTGGCGCAAACAGACACTGCGCGTGCAAAGCATAGCCCGGAGAAGCGCCGCCCCCTTTTATCGAGGCGAACGTCTCCAAACTTACCCAGGGACAAATCCGGTTCCTGCTGCATCTCTGGCGCTCCTTCGAATCAAAGCGCCAGAGAGAGAATCATACAAAACGCTGCGGCGAACGCACATCATGCCGCCCCGAGTCAATCTGTCGCGTCCCCAAGACGTGTAGATGCCCTAGTGCGAACGCAGGGACCCATAACCACAAATGTACGTTGTTTGAAGGAAGCCGTTATCGATCCAGCACGACAACGACGGCCGCGGCGTATGGGTCCCTGCGTTCGCAGGGACGACGGGGTGGATGTGGTTCAGTTTTCGACAAGCCAAACATCCGCGCAATGGCTTTCGCGCCGCATATTGCATTGCCGATGCCTGGCAGATGACCGATGCTGCCTCGTCGGGCAAACCGGCGACAGGAGCGAGCGGTGAAAGTACGTTGCTGTATCGTCGGCGGCGGGCCGGCCGGCATGATGCTCGGATATCTGCTGGGCCGCGCCGG contains:
- a CDS encoding IS4 family transposase — its product is MAQGNWAANMAFWRFVNNPQVTIDKLIEGWSLQTSMAVSGRHVLSIQDTSEINFHTRPGHRRDLGKVGKGNARGVLLHAMMAVDADSGVCLGLTGGEVWTRKRKARIAHEKRALADKESARWVTTAKQGCEVLVAARMITVVNDREGDFFAHWSLTPADNVHLLSRAMHDHALVDGGTLYQAVARARFCDKAVIDLPKRMDRHGRQAHLSMRLGTVVLKRPQRPGVKDLPQGVKVSFVEVVELHPPKSAKPIHWLLLTTHPVVTAADAWRIVSWYKQRWIIEQLFRSLKSQGLRIEDSQLDSAEGLIKLVAIATRVACIVIQLVQARNGGEQLQVEFVFTPDEIEALKAINKTLKGRTELQKNHHRPNTVAWAAWIIAKLGGWTGYASHRPPGPITFHMGMARFQLLVYGPASV
- a CDS encoding caspase family protein; the protein is MKRWLSRLLAVTTLAACMAALTVPAQAEKRVALVVGNNDYRNVPKLQKAVNDARTMGDTLKQLGFTVMVAENQNRQAFSQTLLAFDKAVDAGDTSFFFYAGHGFEIAGQNFLLPTDVPAATEGQEELVRDASILADRIIERMQNRKVRTAILVFDACRNNPFERAGTRAVAGGGGLAPMTQLPEGVFSIFSAGPRQTALDRLSNDDANPNSVFTRTFAKELTQPGVNLVQVAQRTRRAVSELAETVRHKQIPVYFDQMVDDVFLNGLAKAQPEATKPAEPLQKLAALPPVQRLQPQNDSVNAPIAMFSRHNGGWTVVFSIADPTLGISWRIGDSGDFRETGFMDTLDPRTRKRMPNPSVELPADASAAIIQVRYVDTNGELQGPFPIRFDPEAALIRDQRKILDMTATSWLSFREYNGLLVYYTHLMSYRCAIREVRVGIDSAVPDKVLKMPPCNTRDPSVIPHDAQPYLKLAPATRSVSVELTYRDGSVSEIKSFRR